One genomic segment of Verrucomicrobiia bacterium includes these proteins:
- a CDS encoding dienelactone hydrolase, whose product MCSVWLATGMPAVAASGGYDPLAKAPAFQPVRVDLTVPDAARHRDIPIRVFLPASTNAEPVVLFSHGLGGSRAGSAFLGEHWAARGYVAVFVQHPGSDESVWQNVPRAQRLAAMQRAASLENFLLRVADIPAVLNQLTAWNTNAGHRLCGRLNLTRVGMSGHSFGAVTTEAVSGETLPLTGQKLTDPRIKAAIAFSPSTPQGATAEKAFGAVTIPWLLMTGTKDVAPIGHADLASRLGVYPALHGAPKYEVVLNNAEHSVFTDRPLPGDREPRNPNHHRVILALSTAFWDAYLRDDAAPREWLDGLGPRSVMEAKDQWQHASR is encoded by the coding sequence CCCGGCATTTCAACCGGTCCGCGTGGATTTGACGGTGCCGGATGCCGCGCGACACCGGGACATTCCGATTCGCGTTTTCCTCCCGGCAAGCACCAACGCCGAACCCGTCGTGTTGTTCAGTCATGGGTTGGGCGGTTCCCGTGCGGGCAGCGCGTTCCTGGGCGAGCATTGGGCGGCGCGCGGTTACGTGGCGGTCTTCGTGCAGCATCCGGGCAGCGATGAATCCGTCTGGCAGAATGTGCCCCGGGCGCAGCGGCTCGCAGCCATGCAACGCGCGGCCTCGCTGGAAAATTTTTTGCTGCGGGTGGCGGACATCCCGGCGGTATTGAACCAGCTGACGGCGTGGAATACGAACGCCGGCCACCGCTTGTGCGGCCGGCTGAATCTGACACGGGTCGGCATGTCGGGGCATTCCTTTGGCGCCGTAACCACGGAAGCGGTGAGCGGAGAAACATTGCCGCTCACCGGCCAGAAGCTGACGGATCCGCGCATCAAGGCCGCCATTGCCTTCAGTCCCAGCACACCGCAGGGCGCCACCGCTGAAAAGGCCTTCGGTGCGGTCACGATTCCGTGGCTGCTGATGACCGGAACGAAGGATGTGGCGCCGATTGGACACGCGGACCTGGCCTCGCGGCTCGGGGTGTATCCGGCGCTGCATGGCGCGCCCAAGTATGAGGTGGTTCTGAACAACGCCGAGCATTCCGTCTTTACCGACCGGCCATTGCCGGGCGACCGCGAACCGCGCAATCCCAACCACCATCGCGTGATTCTGGCTTTATCGACCGCCTTTTGGGACGCCTATTTGCGCGATGATGCGGCCCCGCGCGAATGGCTTGACGGCCTTGGGCCCCGCTCCGTCATGGAAGCCAAGGATCAATGGCAGCACGCGAGCCGGTGA